From Acidimicrobiales bacterium, one genomic window encodes:
- a CDS encoding enoyl-CoA hydratase/isomerase family protein, producing the protein MTYDPSKLETLTVEMDGHVAWVTINRPEAYNAFSPTMEREMRETWEAFRRDDDVRAIVLTAAGDKAFCVGIDRNEGEFTALDDSAGLYGTSNNFMYDDPGDNLGPKACDLWKPVICAVNGMAAGGAFYMIAEADVILAADHATFFDPHVTYGMAAVYEPIKMLQRMPLGEVLRMSLLGNYERMSAETAHRIGLVSEVCPAGELRERAKWVADAIAAQPPVAVQATMRAIWAANDMGRLNAIAMAPAILTTGFDRAGMEAGAESFASGARIAPKTR; encoded by the coding sequence ATGACCTACGACCCGTCGAAGCTGGAAACCCTCACCGTCGAGATGGACGGTCATGTGGCGTGGGTGACCATCAATCGTCCCGAGGCCTACAACGCCTTCAGCCCGACGATGGAGCGCGAGATGCGCGAGACGTGGGAGGCGTTCCGGCGCGACGACGACGTGCGGGCGATCGTCCTCACCGCCGCCGGCGACAAGGCGTTCTGCGTCGGGATCGATCGCAACGAGGGCGAGTTCACCGCTCTCGACGACAGCGCCGGCCTCTACGGCACGTCCAACAACTTCATGTACGACGATCCGGGCGACAACCTCGGGCCCAAGGCCTGCGATCTGTGGAAGCCGGTGATCTGTGCGGTCAACGGCATGGCGGCCGGCGGCGCGTTCTACATGATCGCCGAGGCCGACGTGATCCTCGCTGCCGACCACGCCACCTTCTTCGACCCGCACGTCACCTATGGCATGGCTGCCGTCTACGAGCCGATCAAGATGCTGCAACGCATGCCGCTCGGCGAGGTGCTGCGCATGTCGTTGCTCGGCAACTACGAGCGCATGTCGGCGGAGACCGCGCACCGCATCGGTCTGGTCAGCGAGGTCTGCCCGGCGGGGGAGTTGCGCGAACGGGCGAAGTGGGTCGCCGACGCGATCGCGGCCCAGCCGCCCGTGGCCGTGCAGGCGACGATGCGCGCCATCTGGGCCGCCAACGACATGGGGCGCCTGAACGCGATCGCCATGGCTCCGGCCATCCTCACGACCGGCTTCGATCGCGCCGGGATGGAAGCCGGCGCCGAATCGTTCGCCTCCGGCGCTCGGATCGCTCCGAAGACCCGCTAG
- a CDS encoding aminotransferase class I/II-fold pyridoxal phosphate-dependent enzyme, translating to MSRRPATRADIAPFYVMEVMRAAELRIAAGHEVLHLEVGQPSTPAPSPVREAAHRALDDDVLGYTTATGIEPLRRRIAEHYLDWYRTTVDPDAVMLTVGASGAFVAAFMAAFDPGDRVVVPSPGYPCYRNALEVLGVEVVDLPTTIETRFQPTVAQLDELGPFDGLVLSSPSNPTGTMLDAERMDGITAWCRDHDVWFVSDEIYHGITFGESAPTALQFDSDAIVINSFSKYFSMTGWRLGWLIAPPVLRTALTRIGQNLTIAAPTLSQLAAVAAFDSHDECEANVARYARNRRILLEGLPHAGIDRLAPADGAFYVWARTDHLADDSQALCARWLAELGVAATPGVDFDPVDGHRFVRFSFAGVEADVAEAVARLRDWTP from the coding sequence GTGAGTCGTCGCCCCGCCACCCGGGCCGACATCGCCCCGTTCTACGTGATGGAGGTCATGCGGGCCGCAGAGCTGCGCATCGCCGCCGGTCATGAGGTACTCCATCTCGAGGTGGGTCAGCCGTCGACCCCGGCGCCTTCACCCGTGCGCGAGGCCGCGCACCGGGCGCTCGACGACGACGTGCTCGGCTACACGACCGCCACCGGCATCGAGCCCCTGCGGCGGCGGATCGCCGAGCACTATCTCGACTGGTACCGGACGACGGTCGATCCCGATGCGGTCATGCTGACCGTCGGGGCGTCGGGCGCGTTCGTTGCTGCGTTCATGGCCGCGTTCGATCCGGGCGATCGCGTCGTGGTGCCGTCGCCCGGTTACCCCTGCTACCGCAACGCGCTCGAGGTGCTCGGCGTGGAGGTCGTCGATCTGCCCACGACGATCGAGACGCGGTTCCAGCCGACGGTCGCACAGCTCGACGAGCTCGGACCGTTCGACGGACTGGTGCTCTCGTCGCCGTCGAACCCGACGGGCACGATGCTCGACGCCGAACGCATGGACGGGATCACCGCCTGGTGCCGCGACCACGACGTCTGGTTCGTTTCCGACGAGATCTATCACGGCATCACCTTCGGGGAATCGGCCCCAACCGCGCTCCAGTTCGATTCCGACGCGATCGTGATCAACAGCTTCTCGAAGTACTTCTCGATGACCGGATGGCGCCTGGGCTGGTTGATCGCCCCTCCGGTGTTGCGAACCGCGCTGACCCGGATCGGGCAGAATCTCACGATCGCCGCGCCGACGCTCTCGCAACTGGCCGCAGTCGCCGCCTTCGACAGCCACGACGAGTGCGAGGCCAACGTCGCCCGCTACGCCCGCAACCGCCGAATCCTCCTCGAAGGTCTCCCGCACGCGGGGATCGATCGCCTCGCTCCGGCCGACGGCGCCTTCTACGTGTGGGCCCGGACCGACCATCTCGCCGACGACTCGCAGGCGCTGTGCGCCCGCTGGCTCGCCGAACTCGGCGTTGCGGCCACACCTGGTGTCGACTTCGATCCGGTCGACGGCCACCGGTTCGTGCGATTCTCGTTTGCCGGTGTCGAGGCGGATGTGGCAGAAGCCGTCGCCCGACTGAGAGATTGGACGCCATGA
- a CDS encoding alpha/beta fold hydrolase, protein MSASVLTRHEMPSNLVPSPVTYEVLEPEDLPAGAPVLIWLHGGNGPGNFAAVTAPAFEACWAAETLPPLRVVMPHSTRSFWLDGIGEDSGWESMLTGELIAHVGEVFDAGDVVAVGGISMGGMGALRMAFRHPERVAAVVAIEPAIEPTAEWDSVRRRDTAYRHDALSELFGDPVDAARFRHNHPIAVMEEHAVDIAAHGLAIYLECGDEDMFDLYHGAEALHRRLFDIGLRHEYRSVRGADHVGHTLMARTVDALGFLGRVLKEAEPDPELDAVVAMVQASHDAVGFRRTTTVAGPAGPIEVHEYGDGEPVVMIPSLGRGAADFDDLALRLARAGYHAIHPEPRGIGGSTGDLTDLTMADLAADAAAVIQAVVGGPVTIVGHAFGNRVARMTATDYPHLVDTVVLLCCGGLVPPAPEHAAALRQVFDAEASEEDHLAAVASAFFAPGNDAAVWVDGWHATAAAGQAAATTKQAVEHWWGAGGKDLLVVQPLQDVMAVPENAHRICEEFGDRATMVTVDNAGHALLPEQPDAVEVAVRSWLQRPSIGPRR, encoded by the coding sequence ATGAGTGCCTCCGTCCTGACCCGCCACGAGATGCCGAGCAATCTCGTTCCTTCGCCCGTGACCTACGAGGTGTTGGAGCCGGAGGATCTGCCGGCCGGCGCACCGGTCCTCATCTGGCTCCATGGCGGCAACGGGCCCGGCAACTTCGCCGCAGTCACGGCACCGGCATTCGAGGCATGCTGGGCCGCTGAAACCCTCCCGCCGCTGCGGGTCGTCATGCCGCACTCGACCCGCTCGTTCTGGCTCGACGGCATCGGGGAGGACTCGGGGTGGGAGTCGATGCTGACCGGCGAGCTCATCGCACATGTGGGAGAGGTCTTCGACGCGGGTGATGTCGTGGCGGTCGGCGGCATCTCGATGGGCGGCATGGGGGCCCTGCGGATGGCGTTCCGACATCCGGAGCGCGTTGCTGCGGTCGTCGCGATCGAGCCGGCCATCGAACCGACCGCCGAGTGGGACAGCGTCCGACGGCGCGACACCGCGTATCGGCACGACGCCCTGTCGGAGCTCTTCGGTGATCCCGTCGACGCGGCACGGTTCCGTCACAACCACCCCATCGCGGTGATGGAGGAGCATGCGGTCGACATCGCGGCCCATGGGTTGGCGATCTACCTCGAGTGTGGCGACGAGGACATGTTCGATCTGTACCACGGCGCCGAGGCGCTCCATCGACGGCTGTTCGACATCGGCCTGCGTCACGAGTACCGGTCGGTGCGCGGTGCCGACCACGTCGGTCACACGCTCATGGCCAGAACCGTCGATGCGCTCGGATTCCTCGGGCGGGTGTTGAAGGAGGCCGAGCCGGATCCCGAACTCGATGCCGTCGTCGCCATGGTGCAGGCCTCCCACGACGCCGTCGGGTTTCGCCGCACGACCACCGTCGCCGGTCCGGCCGGCCCGATCGAGGTGCACGAGTACGGCGACGGCGAACCGGTCGTGATGATCCCGTCGCTCGGGCGCGGGGCGGCCGACTTCGACGACCTCGCCTTGCGGCTGGCCCGAGCCGGCTACCACGCCATCCACCCCGAGCCGCGGGGCATCGGTGGCTCGACCGGGGATCTCACCGATCTCACGATGGCCGACCTGGCCGCCGACGCCGCCGCCGTCATCCAGGCAGTGGTCGGCGGTCCGGTCACCATCGTCGGGCATGCCTTCGGGAACCGGGTGGCCCGTATGACCGCGACCGACTACCCGCACCTCGTCGACACCGTGGTGCTGCTCTGCTGCGGTGGGTTGGTGCCGCCGGCGCCTGAGCATGCGGCCGCGCTCCGGCAGGTCTTCGATGCCGAGGCGTCCGAGGAGGACCACCTCGCCGCGGTCGCGAGCGCCTTCTTCGCGCCCGGGAACGATGCCGCGGTGTGGGTCGACGGATGGCACGCGACCGCGGCGGCGGGCCAGGCCGCGGCGACGACGAAGCAGGCGGTCGAGCACTGGTGGGGAGCGGGCGGAAAGGACCTGCTGGTCGTGCAGCCGCTCCAGGACGTGATGGCCGTGCCCGAGAACGCGCACCGGATCTGTGAGGAGTTCGGCGATCGCGCCACGATGGTCACGGTCGACAATGCCGGCCATGCGCTTCTGCCCGAACAGCCCGACGCCGTCGAGGTGGCGGTGCGGTCCTGGCTCCAACGTCCGTCGATCGGCCCGAGACGGTGA
- the udk gene encoding uridine kinase — protein sequence MARLFGICGGSGAGKTTLAVQLIQRLGPERVSALAFDAYYRDLSHITMDERKQVNYDHPDSLDNELFAAHLAELRAGRSVDVPEYDFATHTRPGGTIRVEAREVVIVEGILLFCFPGIHELLDHAVFIDVPEHIRLERRIRRDVAERGRDADDVRRQFAEFVAPMHDEYVQPFRERAHRVVTVDEDLHRVADEVVGQLRV from the coding sequence GTGGCAAGGCTCTTCGGGATCTGTGGCGGCTCGGGCGCCGGGAAGACCACGCTCGCCGTTCAGCTGATCCAGCGGCTCGGACCCGAACGGGTCTCGGCACTGGCCTTCGACGCCTACTACCGCGACCTTTCTCACATCACCATGGACGAGCGGAAGCAGGTCAACTACGACCACCCCGACTCGCTCGACAACGAGCTGTTCGCCGCCCACCTCGCCGAGCTCAGGGCGGGGCGATCGGTCGACGTTCCCGAATACGACTTCGCGACCCACACCCGCCCCGGCGGAACCATCCGGGTCGAAGCCCGCGAGGTCGTGATCGTCGAAGGCATTCTCCTGTTCTGCTTCCCCGGCATCCACGAACTCCTCGACCACGCGGTCTTCATCGACGTCCCCGAACACATTCGCCTCGAGCGTCGGATCCGTCGCGACGTCGCCGAACGGGGCCGCGATGCCGACGACGTCCGCCGCCAGTTCGCCGAGTTCGTCGCACCGATGCACGACGAGTACGTCCAGCCGTTCCGGGAGCGGGCCCACCGCGTCGTGACCGTCGACGAGGACCTCCACCGGGTCGCCGACGAAGTCGTCGGCCAGCTCCGCGTCTGA
- a CDS encoding TRAM domain-containing protein, which yields MELHVSATARDGAGVARADDGRIVFVEGALAGETVLVELIRVDKRWSRARVVRVIDPSPERVAVPCTHQLEGCGGCDLLHVAPDAQLRMKSSMVIDQLVRAEVDAPDAALRSLDDDQGRTTVRAAVVDGRAGYRIRGSHDIVIPEVCDAVDPIAEQLLVDGRFGDANEITIRVGSRTGERLVMVEGSSFGVELPDDVLLVGADELAKGKRAWIHEEAGGRRWRVSARSFFQNRPAGVDALVDEVGEMVSALGGDGPLVDAYAGVGIFAGTIGRGRQVHAIERGKDSIADARVNLTDPDTKIIASSVERWRPSPAAVVIADPAREGLGKDGVRSLLRAEPGLFVLVSCDPSAFANDAKRLIDAGMTLDRMTVVDMFPGTSHVETVGAFTA from the coding sequence GTGGAACTGCATGTCTCCGCGACGGCGCGTGACGGGGCCGGAGTGGCCCGAGCCGACGATGGCCGAATCGTCTTCGTCGAAGGCGCGCTCGCCGGCGAGACGGTGCTGGTGGAGCTCATCAGGGTCGACAAGCGATGGTCTCGCGCCCGCGTGGTGCGGGTCATCGACCCGTCGCCCGAACGGGTGGCGGTGCCGTGTACCCATCAGCTCGAAGGCTGCGGCGGTTGCGATCTGTTGCACGTGGCGCCCGACGCCCAGCTGCGCATGAAGTCGTCGATGGTCATCGACCAGCTGGTGCGGGCCGAGGTCGATGCACCCGACGCAGCGCTGCGTTCCCTCGACGACGATCAGGGTCGCACGACGGTGCGGGCGGCGGTGGTCGACGGTCGGGCCGGCTATCGGATCCGCGGCTCCCACGACATCGTGATTCCCGAGGTCTGCGATGCCGTCGACCCGATCGCCGAGCAGCTCCTCGTCGACGGTCGATTCGGTGATGCGAACGAGATCACGATCCGGGTGGGTTCTCGCACCGGCGAGCGCCTCGTCATGGTCGAAGGCAGCAGCTTCGGGGTCGAGTTGCCCGACGACGTGCTCTTGGTCGGCGCCGACGAACTCGCCAAGGGGAAGCGGGCGTGGATCCACGAGGAGGCCGGCGGGCGTCGCTGGCGTGTGTCGGCCCGATCGTTCTTCCAGAACCGGCCGGCAGGAGTCGACGCGCTCGTCGACGAGGTCGGTGAGATGGTGTCCGCCCTCGGTGGCGACGGGCCGCTCGTCGATGCCTATGCGGGAGTCGGCATCTTCGCCGGCACGATCGGGCGCGGTCGTCAGGTCCACGCCATCGAGCGGGGCAAGGACTCCATCGCCGATGCCCGGGTCAACCTCACCGACCCCGACACCAAGATCATCGCGTCGTCGGTCGAACGCTGGCGGCCCAGCCCTGCCGCGGTCGTGATCGCCGACCCTGCCCGGGAAGGGCTCGGCAAGGACGGCGTCAGGTCGCTCCTGCGGGCCGAACCGGGTCTGTTCGTCCTGGTGAGCTGCGACCCGTCGGCCTTCGCCAACGATGCGAAGCGGCTGATCGATGCCGGCATGACCCTCGACCGGATGACCGTCGTCGACATGTTCCCCGGCACGTCCCACGTCGAGACCGTCGGGGCATTCACCGCCTGA
- the rpe gene encoding ribulose-phosphate 3-epimerase — MNRPIEIAPSILPADFARLGEECIELEKAGADRIHWDVMDGVFVPNITVGPDVVKSIRPLLSIHFEAHLMVVKPDEIAPLYIEAGCETVMVHAEACTHLHRSLGNIRKEGARSGVVLNPHTPAAAIRHVLDQTDHILVMTVNPGFGGQAYIPLLDKIAELHAMVDASGYPIDIEIDGGISAATIGECAAAGANVFVSGSALFKYDDKSEGITELRSVAEAARS, encoded by the coding sequence GTGAATCGCCCCATCGAGATCGCTCCGTCCATCCTCCCCGCCGATTTCGCCCGCCTCGGCGAGGAGTGCATCGAGCTCGAGAAGGCCGGTGCCGATCGCATCCACTGGGATGTGATGGACGGCGTGTTCGTCCCCAACATCACGGTCGGACCCGACGTGGTGAAGAGCATCCGCCCGCTTCTGTCCATCCACTTCGAAGCACATCTCATGGTGGTGAAGCCCGACGAGATCGCGCCCCTCTACATCGAGGCGGGCTGCGAGACGGTCATGGTCCACGCCGAGGCCTGCACCCATCTCCACCGGTCGCTCGGCAACATCCGCAAGGAAGGCGCTCGCAGCGGGGTCGTGCTCAATCCCCACACGCCGGCCGCCGCGATCCGACACGTCCTCGACCAGACCGACCACATCCTCGTGATGACCGTCAACCCGGGCTTCGGCGGACAGGCCTACATCCCCCTGCTCGACAAGATCGCCGAACTGCACGCGATGGTCGATGCGAGCGGATACCCGATCGACATCGAGATCGACGGCGGCATCAGTGCCGCCACCATCGGCGAATGCGCGGCCGCCGGGGCCAACGTCTTCGTCAGCGGTTCGGCGCTGTTCAAGTACGACGACAAGTCCGAAGGCATCACCGAACTGCGTTCGGTCGCCGAGGCGGCCCGCTCGTGA
- a CDS encoding pyridoxamine 5'-phosphate oxidase family protein, whose amino-acid sequence MSFYDEHHIELQERFESRDLAVAMEFSIIQPQLNDEAMAFIADREFFFLSTLRADGQPTVSHKGGPRGFVRVVDPTTLVFPSYDGNGMFLSMGNIAATAKIGMLFIDFEVPNRVRVHADATVSADDPMLAEFPGAQLVVRATVTESFINCPRYIVKHQRVAASPYVPDADGNAPVPAWKKIEDLRPFLRPQDQGRVEDGGESVTIEEYAELVKRGEA is encoded by the coding sequence GTGAGCTTCTACGACGAGCACCACATCGAGTTGCAGGAACGGTTCGAGAGCCGCGATCTCGCGGTGGCCATGGAGTTCTCGATCATCCAACCCCAGCTCAACGACGAAGCGATGGCGTTCATCGCCGATCGCGAGTTCTTCTTCCTGTCGACGCTGCGAGCCGACGGCCAGCCGACCGTCTCGCACAAGGGAGGCCCCCGCGGCTTCGTCAGGGTCGTCGACCCCACGACACTGGTGTTCCCCAGCTACGACGGCAACGGGATGTTCCTGTCGATGGGCAACATCGCCGCCACCGCGAAGATCGGCATGCTCTTCATCGACTTCGAGGTCCCCAACCGCGTTCGCGTGCACGCCGACGCCACCGTCAGCGCCGACGACCCGATGCTCGCCGAGTTCCCGGGTGCCCAGCTCGTGGTCCGGGCCACGGTGACCGAGTCGTTCATCAACTGTCCCCGCTACATCGTCAAGCACCAGCGCGTCGCGGCGTCCCCCTACGTGCCCGATGCCGACGGCAACGCGCCCGTCCCCGCGTGGAAGAAGATCGAAGACTTGCGGCCCTTCCTGCGGCCGCAGGATCAGGGCCGCGTCGAAGACGGCGGCGAATCGGTCACCATCGAGGAATATGCCGAACTGGTGAAGCGCGGCGAAGCCTGA
- a CDS encoding ATP-dependent Clp protease proteolytic subunit: protein MASSAVANPQTDIYHRLLQDRIVVLGTDVNDDIANYITAQLLYLEGQDKEKPIWLYINSPGGSVSAGMAIYDTMQFVDCEVGTICMGMGASMGQFLLCAGAPGKRYALPHARIMMHQPLGGVQGQATDIAIQAEQMAYTKKLLQERIAFHTGQTVEQIEADSDRDRWFTAEQAKDYGIIDHVIVKRGEMI from the coding sequence ATGGCTTCCAGCGCGGTGGCCAACCCGCAGACCGACATCTACCACCGTCTGCTCCAGGACCGCATCGTGGTCCTCGGCACCGATGTCAACGACGACATCGCCAACTACATCACGGCCCAGCTCCTGTACCTCGAAGGTCAGGACAAGGAAAAGCCGATCTGGCTCTACATCAACTCTCCTGGCGGGTCCGTCTCGGCCGGCATGGCGATCTACGACACGATGCAGTTCGTCGACTGTGAAGTCGGCACCATCTGCATGGGCATGGGCGCCTCGATGGGCCAGTTCCTGCTCTGCGCCGGCGCCCCGGGCAAGCGCTACGCCCTGCCCCATGCCCGGATCATGATGCACCAACCCCTCGGCGGTGTGCAGGGCCAGGCCACCGACATCGCGATCCAGGCCGAGCAGATGGCCTACACCAAGAAGCTGCTCCAGGAGCGCATCGCCTTCCACACCGGTCAGACCGTCGAGCAGATCGAGGCCGACTCCGACCGGGACCGTTGGTTCACCGCCGAACAGGCGAAGGACTACGGCATCATCGACCATGTCATCGTCAAGCGCGGTGAGATGATCTGA
- a CDS encoding TetR/AcrR family transcriptional regulator produces MTDADPSTSASVGVRARARAELVAEITRSARNQLADHGAAALSLRAVSRDLGMASSAIYRYFPSRDALLTALIIESYDALGDACERAHAAVDPTDLLGRWRSVAHAARSWALENPHEYALIYGSPVPGYAAPDDTIDPATRVPILLLALLDDISATGSRAPETGGAVSAGLSAQLATMRSQVGGRADDALMLAGVGAWTELFGMLNFELFGQFANVFDDADDLFAHQVDAAAHRLGLRADGET; encoded by the coding sequence GTGACCGATGCCGACCCCTCCACCAGCGCCAGCGTCGGCGTCCGGGCTCGGGCCCGGGCCGAGCTCGTCGCCGAGATCACCCGCAGCGCCCGCAATCAGCTCGCGGACCACGGCGCAGCGGCCCTCTCCCTGCGGGCGGTGTCGCGCGATCTCGGGATGGCGTCGTCGGCGATCTATCGCTACTTCCCGAGTCGGGACGCGCTGTTGACCGCGCTCATCATCGAGTCCTACGACGCACTCGGCGACGCCTGCGAGCGGGCGCACGCCGCAGTCGACCCCACCGACCTTCTCGGCCGCTGGCGCAGCGTCGCCCACGCAGCCCGATCCTGGGCCCTCGAGAATCCCCACGAATACGCGTTGATCTACGGTTCGCCGGTCCCTGGCTATGCCGCCCCCGACGACACCATCGACCCGGCGACACGAGTCCCGATCCTGCTGCTGGCGTTGCTCGACGACATCTCGGCGACCGGTTCGCGAGCGCCCGAGACCGGCGGCGCCGTGTCCGCCGGCCTGTCGGCCCAGCTGGCCACCATGCGCAGCCAGGTGGGCGGGCGGGCCGACGACGCACTGATGCTGGCCGGCGTGGGCGCGTGGACCGAGCTCTTCGGCATGCTCAACTTCGAGCTCTTCGGTCAGTTCGCCAACGTGTTCGACGACGCCGACGACCTGTTCGCCCATCAGGTCGACGCCGCCGCCCACCGCCTCGGCTTGCGTGCGGACGGGGAGACTTGA
- a CDS encoding NAD-dependent epimerase/dehydratase family protein encodes MSLHVIVGAGAVGSGTARRLAEAGHDVRLVTRSGSGPDHPAIERVAADASDAARLTELTTDAHSLYNCANPPYHQWATAWPPLGAAFLAAAEATGARLVTMSNLYGFAAGASPMRATDPLAPGSRKGRIRTDMWHDALRAHDAGRIRATEVRASDYVGPGLGETSHLGDRVVPRVLAGRRVSLLGPADVIHSWSYIGDVCQTLATLGTDDRSLGRAWHVPTLPAVTARTMIDAMADAAGLPHVGVGRIPRPALRVAGLVSPVIRELWEMRYQFDAPFVIDAADTTAVFGLEPTPLDRQIAETLDAYRNPAVAP; translated from the coding sequence ATGTCGCTTCACGTGATCGTCGGCGCCGGTGCCGTCGGATCGGGCACCGCCCGGCGCCTCGCCGAAGCGGGCCACGACGTCCGTCTCGTCACCCGCTCGGGCAGCGGACCCGACCACCCCGCCATCGAGCGCGTCGCCGCCGATGCATCGGACGCAGCTCGGCTCACCGAACTCACCACGGATGCCCATTCGCTCTACAACTGTGCCAACCCGCCCTACCACCAGTGGGCGACCGCCTGGCCCCCGCTCGGCGCCGCCTTCCTGGCCGCGGCCGAAGCGACCGGGGCCCGACTCGTCACGATGAGCAATCTCTACGGCTTCGCCGCCGGTGCGAGTCCCATGCGGGCCACCGATCCGCTGGCGCCCGGCAGCCGCAAGGGGCGGATCCGCACCGACATGTGGCACGACGCCCTGAGGGCCCACGACGCCGGCCGCATCCGGGCGACCGAGGTGCGGGCGTCGGACTATGTCGGCCCCGGCCTCGGCGAGACCAGTCACCTCGGCGATCGCGTCGTGCCCCGCGTGCTCGCGGGCAGGCGCGTGTCGCTCCTGGGTCCGGCCGACGTGATCCACAGCTGGTCCTACATCGGCGACGTGTGCCAGACCCTCGCCACGCTCGGCACCGACGACCGCTCGCTCGGACGGGCCTGGCACGTGCCGACCCTTCCCGCGGTCACCGCCAGGACGATGATCGATGCGATGGCCGACGCGGCCGGCCTGCCCCATGTCGGCGTCGGCCGGATTCCTCGACCCGCCCTGCGGGTCGCCGGTCTCGTCTCCCCCGTCATCCGGGAGCTGTGGGAGATGCGCTACCAGTTCGACGCCCCGTTCGTGATCGACGCAGCCGACACCACCGCGGTGTTCGGGCTCGAACCCACACCGCTCGACCGCCAGATCGCCGAGACACTCGACGCCTACCGGAATCCCGCGGTCGCCCCCTGA
- the rdgB gene encoding RdgB/HAM1 family non-canonical purine NTP pyrophosphatase, whose amino-acid sequence MEALALPRLVCASANPDKVAEIALVLEGLVDLLPRPEGLADVVEDAPDLEGNARLKAVAVCAAAGAAAVSDDTGLEVDALDGAPGVYSARYAGDDATYDDNVQRLLDELDRVGALTPEQRTARFRTVVMVVWPDGTELSVEGVVEGVIAPARQGSGGFGYDPVFVPLERDGRSFAEMGAEKHEISHRGRAFRALAEALTHTDRRAGA is encoded by the coding sequence GTGGAGGCCCTCGCTCTGCCTCGCCTCGTCTGCGCGAGCGCCAACCCCGACAAGGTCGCCGAGATCGCGCTCGTGCTCGAGGGTCTGGTCGACCTGCTCCCTCGTCCGGAGGGGCTGGCCGATGTGGTCGAGGATGCCCCCGATCTCGAAGGCAATGCCCGACTCAAGGCGGTCGCGGTGTGCGCGGCGGCAGGCGCGGCCGCGGTGAGTGACGACACGGGCCTCGAGGTCGACGCGCTCGACGGCGCGCCCGGCGTCTACTCGGCCCGCTACGCCGGCGACGACGCGACGTACGACGACAACGTGCAGCGGCTCCTCGACGAGCTGGACCGGGTCGGCGCCCTCACCCCCGAACAGCGCACGGCTCGGTTCCGCACGGTGGTCATGGTGGTGTGGCCCGATGGCACGGAGCTGAGCGTCGAGGGCGTCGTGGAAGGCGTGATCGCGCCGGCCCGTCAGGGCAGTGGAGGGTTCGGCTACGACCCGGTCTTCGTGCCGCTCGAGCGCGACGGTCGCTCGTTCGCCGAGATGGGCGCCGAGAAGCACGAGATCAGCCATCGTGGTCGTGCGTTCCGGGCGCTGGCCGAGGCGCTGACCCATACCGACCGCCGGGCGGGCGCGTAG
- the rph gene encoding ribonuclease PH, translated as MSTRYDGRQPDDLRPFSFVRDFTNMTMGSTLVTFGETRVLCTASVEEDVPRWMKGKGEGWVTAEYSMLPGSSPERVNRERNGAKGRTQEIERLIGRSLRAVTDMRALGENSIRLDCDVLQADGGTRTASICGAYVALHDACERLVQGGAIPKNPLVTECAAISVGIVDGRPVLDLPYPEDSTADVDFNVIMAGNGELIEVQGTAEGNTFSRAELDALLDLAESGIATITAAQRAVLAEAPSPRTPGR; from the coding sequence GTGTCCACTCGCTACGACGGCCGTCAGCCCGACGACCTCCGACCGTTTTCCTTCGTCCGTGACTTCACGAACATGACCATGGGCTCGACCCTCGTGACCTTCGGTGAGACCCGCGTGCTGTGCACTGCGTCGGTCGAGGAGGACGTTCCTCGGTGGATGAAGGGCAAGGGCGAGGGCTGGGTGACCGCGGAGTACTCGATGCTGCCGGGGTCTTCGCCTGAACGGGTCAATCGTGAGCGCAACGGCGCCAAGGGCCGCACGCAGGAGATCGAGCGGCTCATCGGGCGCTCGCTGCGGGCCGTGACCGACATGCGGGCGCTCGGGGAGAACTCCATCCGCCTCGACTGCGACGTGCTCCAAGCCGATGGCGGTACCCGCACTGCGTCGATCTGTGGCGCCTATGTCGCCCTGCACGATGCCTGCGAGCGTCTGGTGCAGGGCGGGGCGATTCCGAAGAATCCCCTGGTCACCGAATGTGCCGCCATCTCCGTCGGCATCGTCGACGGGCGCCCTGTCCTCGACCTGCCCTATCCGGAGGACTCGACGGCCGATGTCGACTTCAACGTGATCATGGCCGGCAACGGTGAGCTGATCGAGGTGCAGGGAACGGCCGAGGGCAATACGTTCAGCCGCGCCGAACTCGACGCATTGCTCGACCTGGCCGAGTCCGGGATCGCCACGATCACGGCCGCCCAGCGCGCGGTGCTGGCCGAGGCTCCCTCCCCGCGGACACCCGGACGCTGA